The nucleotide window GGGAGATGGCCGTCAGCGAGGACCCAATCCAGCGTTTCATGGCGATCTATGCCCTGGGCAAGCTCGGTGCCACCGAGAACCTCGATTACCTGAAGCAGGCCGTGGAAGATGAGATTCCGGATGTCAGGAAGGTGGCGCTGGAGGCCCTGGCCGGCGTCGGTGATCCTTCCGACTGGCGGCAGTTGGTTCTGCAGCGCCTCAGCGACGAGAACAAGGACGTGCGGCTGACCGTCATTGAGATCATGGGCCGCTATTTTGACGACGAGATGGTCCCTCATCTCCTTCACGCCCTGAACGACGAGGACGATTGGGTAAAGATACGGGCCATCGACGCCCTTGGCGAGCACGGGCTGACCGAAGGGGTTCCGCATTTGGTTGCCATGCTCAAGAACACCAACCGTTTCGTCGTCATGAAGGCAATCGAGGGGCTTGGCAGAATCGGAGGGCCCGAAGCGTTCAATGCCCTGCTCGAGGTCACCAACAGTGATGAATACGAACTGGTGAGCGCGGCGGAAGAGGCCATCACCCGGATTCAGGAAGCCCAAGAGTAGGCGACAAAGATGTCATCGCTTTTTTCAAAGACCATCTCACTGGGCAGGGAGCTTCGGATTACGGACCAGGAGTTCGTCAATCTGCGTGACTTCATTTATCAGGAATGCGGCATCTGGATAGCCGACAACAGGAAATATCTCCTTGAAAACAGGCTCGGCAACCGGCTCAAGAAACTCAACCTCAAGAATTTCGACGAATACTACAATCTGCTCAGGTACGATTCGTCGCGGTCGGCGGAATTCAGGAAGCTGTTCGAGGTCATCACAACCAACGAGACCAGCTTCTACCGCAATCCGCCGCAGCTTGAGGTCTTCCAGAAGGAAGTCCTGCCCGACGTGCTCGACAAGTGCCGCAAGGCGGGCAATCGGCTGCGCATCTGGTCGGCGGGTTGTTCGACCGGGGAGGAACCCTACACAATTTCCATGATCATCAACGAGGTGCTCAAGGGGGAGATGGATTCCTGGGATATCCGTATCACTGCCAACGACCTGTCGGAGCGCGTCCTCGAGTCTGCGCGCAAGGCCGTTTACAACGACTACACCCTGCGGACAACGCCCAAGGACATCGTGGAGCGGTATTTTGATTCCGGGGGGGGGCAGAACAAGCTCAAGCAGGAAATCAAGAAGTTGGTGAGTTTCG belongs to Pseudodesulfovibrio portus and includes:
- a CDS encoding CheR family methyltransferase, translating into MSSLFSKTISLGRELRITDQEFVNLRDFIYQECGIWIADNRKYLLENRLGNRLKKLNLKNFDEYYNLLRYDSSRSAEFRKLFEVITTNETSFYRNPPQLEVFQKEVLPDVLDKCRKAGNRLRIWSAGCSTGEEPYTISMIINEVLKGEMDSWDIRITANDLSERVLESARKAVYNDYTLRTTPKDIVERYFDSGGGQNKLKQEIKKLVSFGQINLKDRNQIKRIERSQIVFCRNVIIYFDDAMKKQVINDFYDNLLPGGYLIIGHSESLHHITRAFKPIRFPGSIIYKKEE